In Halopseudomonas nanhaiensis, a single window of DNA contains:
- a CDS encoding NnrS family protein has translation MMQRDTLPPALFRLGFRPFFIAGALLATLAIPIWIAALTGAIAWQPAGGWLGWHRHEMLFGFAGAIIAGFLLTAVQNWTGVPGPRGKPLMALAGLWLAARVAWLGSAPMWLLLPLELAFLPALAFFIGRSLISVRQSRNYPVLGVLVLLAVADLLVMLGLTLGDDSLARQGNQGALWLIAALIGIVGGRVIPFFTRNGLSLAAAAEPLPWLDNLLLGGSILIALTMFAGPALSPTPWLASIFIVLGVGHLCRLARWYNPGIWKVPLLWSLHLAYGWLAIACLAMACWHLGWHMTFSQATHLLALGGMSGIILAMIARVSLGHTGRPLQAPAVMTVAFVLINLAVPVRIWLPAVSVPGALWLAAAAWTVAFGLFVWHYVPILSRPRPDGGPG, from the coding sequence ATGATGCAACGCGACACGCTTCCCCCTGCCCTGTTTCGTCTGGGCTTCCGTCCATTCTTCATCGCCGGTGCGCTGCTTGCGACGCTGGCCATTCCGATATGGATCGCCGCTCTGACAGGTGCGATCGCATGGCAGCCGGCCGGTGGCTGGCTGGGCTGGCACCGCCATGAAATGCTGTTTGGCTTCGCCGGCGCGATCATTGCCGGGTTTCTCCTCACTGCGGTGCAGAACTGGACGGGTGTGCCCGGACCGCGCGGTAAACCGCTGATGGCGCTTGCGGGGCTGTGGCTGGCCGCGCGAGTGGCGTGGCTGGGCAGCGCGCCAATGTGGCTGTTGCTGCCGCTGGAATTGGCCTTCCTGCCGGCGCTGGCTTTTTTCATCGGCCGCAGCCTGATCAGCGTTCGCCAGTCGCGCAACTATCCGGTGCTCGGCGTACTGGTGTTGCTGGCGGTTGCCGATCTGCTGGTCATGCTCGGCCTGACGCTGGGGGACGACAGCCTGGCGCGCCAGGGCAATCAGGGCGCGCTGTGGCTTATCGCAGCATTGATAGGCATCGTTGGCGGGCGCGTCATTCCGTTTTTCACGCGCAATGGCCTGAGCCTCGCCGCGGCCGCCGAACCACTCCCCTGGCTGGACAATCTGTTGCTCGGCGGCAGTATCCTGATCGCCCTGACGATGTTCGCCGGGCCAGCGCTGTCGCCGACTCCCTGGCTGGCATCGATCTTCATCGTTCTCGGCGTCGGCCACCTGTGTCGGCTCGCGCGCTGGTATAACCCGGGAATCTGGAAGGTACCACTGCTCTGGTCACTGCATCTGGCGTACGGCTGGCTGGCGATTGCCTGTCTGGCCATGGCGTGCTGGCATCTGGGCTGGCACATGACCTTCAGCCAGGCCACGCATCTGCTCGCGCTTGGCGGCATGAGCGGGATCATCCTCGCCATGATCGCCCGCGTCAGCCTCGGTCATACCGGGCGTCCGTTGCAGGCCCCGGCGGTGATGACGGTCGCCTTCGTCTTGATCAACCTCGCCGTACCGGTCCGGATCTGGCTGCCTGCAGTCAGTGTGCCTGGTGCGCTATGGTTGGCTGCAGCCGCCTGGACGGTCGCCTTCGGCCTGTTCGTCTGGCACTATGTGCCGATTCTCAGCCGTCCGCGGCCGGACGGTGGACCGGGTTAG
- a CDS encoding cytochrome c oxidase subunit 3, with product MNQTPRAYLSRRAAAEPRLPGDLAMWIFILAELLVFGILIIAMAHARQRGPDMFSAGVATLHPVAGLANTLLLLTGSYFVARGVAGAASPTPRISRCFVLGALCGAAYVLVKISEYVLLFRAGYNLRTDTFYFFYFFTTFFHLAHVLLGMVILLCVAHRSRAGAYTQPGQALSARESAASYWHMVDLVWLVLFPLLYVLP from the coding sequence ATGAACCAGACACCCCGAGCCTACCTGTCGCGCCGTGCTGCCGCCGAACCTCGCCTGCCGGGTGATCTGGCCATGTGGATTTTCATCCTCGCCGAATTATTGGTGTTCGGCATCCTGATCATCGCCATGGCCCATGCGCGACAGCGGGGGCCGGACATGTTCAGCGCCGGCGTTGCCACGCTGCATCCGGTGGCAGGGCTGGCCAATACGCTGCTCCTGCTTACCGGCAGTTACTTCGTCGCCCGCGGGGTAGCTGGCGCGGCCTCCCCGACGCCCCGTATCAGCCGCTGCTTCGTTCTCGGTGCGCTGTGCGGTGCAGCCTATGTGCTCGTCAAGATCAGCGAATACGTGCTGTTGTTTCGCGCGGGCTACAACCTGCGGACCGACACCTTCTATTTCTTCTACTTCTTCACCACGTTCTTCCACCTGGCCCATGTGCTGCTAGGCATGGTCATCCTGCTGTGCGTAGCTCACCGTAGCCGCGCAGGCGCCTATACGCAGCCCGGCCAGGCATTGTCGGCACGTGAATCGGCGGCAAGCTACTGGCATATGGTCGATCTGGTGTGGCTGGTGCTATTCCCCCTATTGTATGTCCTGCCATGA
- a CDS encoding YbaN family protein, producing the protein MIRNYAWRALASAALAVGAIGVVLPGLPTVPFVLLAAWAGARGWPDLERRLLAHPHFGPLITDWRDNRAVPRRAKYGASALMTLSVVSLWIAPAPLWLRWVLTGLLAGVACWLWTRREPGTEER; encoded by the coding sequence GTGATCCGGAATTATGCCTGGCGGGCGCTGGCGAGTGCGGCGCTCGCAGTGGGCGCCATCGGCGTCGTGCTTCCGGGGCTGCCGACCGTACCCTTCGTCCTGCTTGCTGCCTGGGCCGGGGCGCGCGGCTGGCCGGACCTGGAACGACGACTGCTGGCTCATCCTCACTTCGGCCCCCTGATCACCGACTGGCGAGACAACCGCGCCGTGCCCCGACGCGCGAAGTACGGCGCGTCTGCGCTGATGACCCTCAGCGTGGTGAGTCTGTGGATCGCACCAGCGCCGCTCTGGCTGCGCTGGGTCCTTACCGGACTCCTGGCAGGGGTCGCCTGCTGGCTTTGGACCCGTCGCGAGCCGGGAACCGAAGAACGGTGA
- the modB gene encoding molybdate ABC transporter permease subunit gives MTLSPADWLAIRVTLKLCLYTTLLLMLLATPLALWLAAGTSRLRSLVQALVALPLVLPPTVLGFYLLLMLGPHGWIGRTLESIGLTHLAFSFEGILIGSVIYSLPFAVQPLQQAFRQMGRRPHEVAASLGAGPLDRFLSITLPLARNGFIIAATLTFAHTLGEFGVILMIGGSIPGETHVLSTTIYSHAEAMNYPAAHRLSLLLLGCAFAVLSVIYLAGNRKPPVVQP, from the coding sequence CTGACCCTTAGCCCGGCTGACTGGCTGGCCATCCGCGTCACCCTTAAGCTCTGTCTTTACACCACGCTGCTGCTCATGCTCCTGGCGACACCGCTGGCTCTGTGGCTCGCTGCGGGAACGAGTCGGTTACGCTCGCTGGTGCAGGCGCTGGTCGCATTGCCCCTGGTGCTGCCGCCGACCGTGCTGGGCTTCTACCTGCTGCTCATGCTAGGGCCACACGGGTGGATTGGCAGAACGCTGGAGTCCATCGGGCTGACGCATCTGGCGTTCAGTTTCGAGGGCATTCTGATCGGCTCGGTTATCTACTCGCTCCCCTTCGCCGTACAACCGTTGCAGCAGGCGTTTCGGCAGATGGGCAGACGCCCGCATGAGGTCGCCGCTTCGCTGGGCGCCGGCCCGCTCGATCGCTTCCTGAGCATAACCCTGCCGCTGGCCCGCAACGGTTTCATCATCGCCGCCACCCTGACCTTCGCGCACACCCTGGGGGAATTCGGCGTGATCCTGATGATCGGTGGCAGCATCCCGGGCGAAACGCACGTGCTGTCCACCACCATCTATTCGCATGCCGAGGCGATGAACTACCCCGCCGCGCATCGTCTGTCGCTATTGCTGCTCGGCTGCGCGTTCGCGGTGCTGTCGGTGATCTATCTGGCAGGCAATCGCAAGCCGCCGGTCGTGCAGCCATGA
- the modC gene encoding molybdenum ABC transporter ATP-binding protein has product MTLRVQARLRRTGTSLEIDSELPSTGVTAVFGRSGCGKTSLLRIIAGLERAPHAVVRFNDQTWQAGNIFVPLERRRVGLVFQESSLLPHLGVRENLLYGYQRTPPGQRRMPPDQAIDLLALEPLLERRADQLSGGQRQRVALGRALLASPNLLLLDEPLSALDAVSKREILPFLERLAGEAGVPILYVSHAAHEIERLADQVALMQDGRITVVEPLQQALARPDSPLFSDSGPATVLLGNLESGPHPDLQVFRSGELALRLPTHSCQSAGPVTARLRIGARDVSLALQRPTGVSILNQLPYTIEAVYPATDGRVIVRGRLISGQPLLAEISSWSAQDLGLAEGQRIFALVKAVSLLDQVPH; this is encoded by the coding sequence ATGACGTTGCGCGTTCAGGCACGACTGCGGCGAACAGGCACCTCGCTCGAGATCGATAGCGAACTGCCCAGCACAGGCGTCACGGCCGTATTCGGCCGTTCCGGTTGCGGCAAGACCAGCCTGCTGCGCATCATCGCGGGTCTCGAGCGCGCCCCGCATGCCGTGGTGCGTTTCAACGATCAGACATGGCAGGCCGGAAACATTTTCGTCCCGCTGGAGCGCCGTCGGGTCGGTCTGGTGTTTCAGGAGTCGTCCCTGCTCCCGCACCTCGGTGTGCGCGAGAATCTGCTGTACGGCTACCAGCGCACCCCGCCCGGGCAACGCAGGATGCCGCCGGATCAGGCGATCGATCTGCTCGCCCTCGAGCCTCTGCTTGAGCGCCGAGCCGATCAGCTATCCGGGGGACAGCGCCAGCGGGTGGCCCTGGGTCGGGCCCTGTTGGCCAGTCCGAATCTGCTGCTGCTCGATGAACCGCTGTCGGCGCTCGACGCTGTAAGCAAGCGGGAAATCCTGCCGTTTCTCGAGCGCTTGGCCGGTGAGGCCGGCGTGCCGATTCTCTACGTCAGCCATGCTGCCCATGAGATCGAGCGCCTGGCCGATCAGGTAGCCCTGATGCAGGATGGCCGGATTACGGTAGTCGAGCCATTGCAACAGGCCCTGGCTCGCCCCGATTCGCCGCTGTTCAGTGATTCCGGGCCGGCGACGGTACTGCTGGGTAACCTCGAATCCGGCCCGCACCCCGACCTTCAGGTGTTCCGCTCGGGCGAGCTCGCGTTGAGGCTGCCGACTCACTCGTGCCAGTCTGCAGGCCCTGTCACCGCGCGGCTGCGTATCGGTGCCCGTGATGTAAGTCTGGCGCTGCAGCGGCCCACCGGAGTGAGCATCCTCAATCAACTGCCCTACACCATCGAGGCGGTGTACCCCGCCACGGACGGTCGGGTCATCGTCAGGGGGCGCCTGATCAGCGGCCAGCCGCTGCTCGCCGAAATCAGCAGCTGGTCAGCGCAGGACCTGGGGCTCGCCGAGGGACAGCGAATATTCGCTCTGGTCAAGGCTGTCTCACTGCTCGATCAGGTACCTCATTAG
- a CDS encoding c-type cytochrome — translation MSERFTKGMARNIYYGGGMFFMLLFIGLTFDTVVAIPERENRDQLTEAVAHGKEIWEKNNCVGCHSLLGEGAYFAPELGNVFVRRGMGNEEIFKIYFKAWMDAMPTGAPGRRQMPQFHLTEQEANDLAEFLIWTSRIDTNEWPPNNEG, via the coding sequence ATGTCGGAGCGCTTCACCAAGGGAATGGCTCGCAACATCTACTACGGGGGCGGCATGTTTTTCATGCTGCTTTTCATCGGGCTGACATTCGACACGGTCGTGGCTATCCCTGAACGCGAGAACCGGGATCAGCTGACCGAGGCCGTGGCCCATGGCAAGGAGATCTGGGAGAAGAACAACTGCGTCGGCTGCCATTCGCTGCTCGGCGAAGGCGCCTATTTTGCTCCCGAGCTGGGCAACGTCTTCGTACGCCGCGGCATGGGAAACGAGGAGATCTTCAAGATCTACTTCAAGGCCTGGATGGACGCCATGCCTACCGGTGCACCGGGTCGCAGGCAGATGCCCCAGTTCCACCTGACCGAGCAGGAAGCCAATGATCTGGCCGAATTCCTGATCTGGACTTCACGCATCGATACCAACGAGTGGCCGCCGAACAACGAAGGCTGA
- the modA gene encoding molybdate ABC transporter substrate-binding protein — translation MRRTITVLCLLMLCSPRTFADVTVAAASDLRPALEQILTMWNTAHPQTPARAVYGSSGRFATQIRNGAPFDLYMSADLAYPQALHEEGLTTGEPRLYATGRLVLWSRTPFNGQLSDLADTDERIAIAQPDHAPYGVRAREALQAAGVWERVESRLVYGESISHAAQMAHSGAAGKALLALSLVNTPEQETVGHWQRIDATMHAPLYQALVITLHGADKPEVEQLADFLLSAEAAAVLTSRGFERPPVIGERAGRPAP, via the coding sequence ATGCGCCGAACCATCACCGTACTGTGCCTGTTGATGCTGTGCAGTCCACGCACCTTCGCCGACGTCACCGTAGCGGCTGCCTCGGACCTGCGACCGGCGCTGGAACAGATTCTCACGATGTGGAACACAGCCCACCCGCAGACACCGGCTCGCGCGGTCTATGGCTCATCCGGTCGTTTCGCCACGCAGATCCGCAACGGCGCGCCATTCGATCTGTACATGTCCGCCGACCTCGCCTATCCGCAAGCCCTGCATGAAGAAGGCCTGACCACAGGCGAACCGCGCCTCTATGCCACCGGCCGGCTGGTGCTGTGGTCACGCACCCCGTTCAACGGGCAGCTGTCCGACCTGGCCGATACCGATGAGCGCATTGCCATTGCCCAGCCGGACCACGCGCCGTATGGCGTGCGTGCCCGCGAGGCGCTGCAGGCCGCCGGGGTGTGGGAGCGTGTCGAATCGCGCCTGGTTTACGGTGAAAGCATCAGCCATGCCGCGCAGATGGCTCACTCCGGCGCCGCGGGGAAAGCCTTGCTTGCACTGTCGCTGGTCAATACACCTGAGCAGGAGACCGTTGGCCACTGGCAGCGCATCGACGCGACCATGCATGCGCCGTTGTACCAGGCCCTGGTGATCACCCTACATGGCGCCGACAAACCCGAGGTGGAACAACTCGCCGACTTTCTGCTGAGTGCCGAGGCGGCAGCGGTTTTGACCAGTCGTGGATTCGAGCGTCCTCCGGTGATCGGCGAGCGGGCCGGTCGCCCCGCGCCATGA
- a CDS encoding Crp/Fnr family transcriptional regulator — MQLPTDYRDQVLRQPMLSLFAADIQARIMAEAQYRDYHPMALIFRQSDPAERFFMVLRGKVKLFRISADGKEKVVEIIQAGQTFAEAVMFLQKPVYPVCAETLEPVHLLSFSNRLMLECLQQNPQTCLHLLGHLSVRLHQRLDELENLTLQNATQRFALYLVAQVKDRAADEAELDLLLPKGLIAARLSIKPETLSRVMASLRQMDLIETCGRHIRIPSMSRLLDEFGGNPA; from the coding sequence ATGCAACTGCCCACAGACTATCGCGATCAGGTCCTGCGTCAGCCGATGCTGTCGCTGTTCGCCGCGGATATCCAGGCGCGCATTATGGCCGAAGCGCAGTACCGCGATTATCACCCGATGGCGCTGATTTTCCGCCAGAGCGATCCGGCCGAGCGCTTTTTCATGGTGCTGCGCGGCAAGGTCAAGCTGTTTCGCATTTCGGCCGATGGCAAGGAAAAGGTCGTCGAAATCATTCAGGCAGGACAGACCTTCGCCGAGGCGGTCATGTTCCTGCAAAAACCGGTGTACCCAGTCTGCGCGGAAACCCTCGAGCCGGTGCATCTGCTCAGCTTCTCCAACCGTTTGATGCTCGAATGCCTCCAGCAGAACCCGCAGACCTGTCTGCATCTGCTCGGCCATTTGAGCGTGCGCCTGCATCAGCGCCTCGACGAGCTGGAGAACCTCACACTGCAGAACGCAACGCAGCGGTTCGCCCTGTATCTCGTCGCTCAGGTTAAGGACCGCGCGGCCGACGAAGCCGAGCTCGATCTGCTTCTACCGAAAGGGCTGATTGCCGCGCGACTGTCGATCAAGCCCGAGACCCTGTCGCGGGTCATGGCCAGCCTGCGCCAGATGGATCTGATCGAAACCTGCGGCCGCCACATACGCATTCCCAGCATGAGCCGCCTGCTCGACGAGTTTGGCGGCAACCCTGCGTGA
- a CDS encoding cbb3-type cytochrome c oxidase subunit I — protein MKYATQAVAKPYFVFAMILFVGQIVFGLILGTQYIIGDFLFPEIPFNVARMVHTNLLIVWLLFGFMGATYYLVPEEAQTELHSPLLGWILFWVFAAAGVLTIVGYLTVPYAALAELTRNELFPTMGREFLEQPTITKIGIVLVCVGFLYNIGMTLLKGRKTVITMILMTGLVGLAVFFLFAFYNPKSLTLDKYFWWWVVHLWVEGVWELILGSILAFVLVKTTGVDREVIEKWLYLIIAMALISGILGTGHHFFFIGAPDYWLWIGSIFSAVEPLPFFMMMVFAISMIRRRRRDHPNKAAVTWALGCTIMAFLGAGVWGFLHTLAPVNYYTHGTQLTAAHGHLAFFGAYVMIVLAIISYAWPKLHGREANSPKAQAIEIASCWTMCIGMLGITLLLTAAGAVQVWLQRLPETGDAMGYMATQDVLMTIYWLRLASGVVFGLGVLLYLYSFVAARQPLADDTPPAAALA, from the coding sequence ATGAAATACGCAACACAGGCGGTGGCGAAGCCCTACTTCGTCTTCGCCATGATTCTCTTCGTCGGGCAGATCGTTTTCGGTCTGATCCTGGGCACGCAATACATCATTGGCGACTTCCTGTTCCCGGAGATTCCGTTCAACGTGGCTCGCATGGTCCACACCAATCTGCTGATCGTCTGGTTGCTGTTCGGTTTCATGGGCGCCACCTATTACCTGGTGCCGGAAGAGGCTCAAACCGAACTGCACAGTCCGCTGCTCGGCTGGATACTGTTCTGGGTCTTCGCCGCAGCCGGTGTGCTGACAATCGTCGGCTACCTGACCGTACCCTACGCAGCGTTGGCCGAGCTGACCCGTAACGAGCTGTTCCCCACCATGGGTCGCGAATTTCTCGAGCAGCCCACCATCACCAAGATAGGCATCGTACTGGTCTGTGTCGGCTTTCTCTATAACATTGGCATGACGCTGCTCAAGGGCCGCAAGACGGTCATCACCATGATCCTGATGACCGGTCTGGTGGGCCTGGCGGTGTTCTTCCTGTTTGCCTTCTACAACCCGAAGTCGTTGACACTGGACAAGTACTTCTGGTGGTGGGTAGTGCACCTGTGGGTAGAGGGCGTCTGGGAGCTGATCCTCGGCAGCATTCTGGCGTTCGTGCTGGTCAAGACCACCGGCGTGGACCGCGAAGTCATCGAGAAGTGGCTGTACCTGATCATCGCCATGGCACTGATCAGCGGCATCCTCGGGACTGGCCACCACTTCTTCTTCATCGGCGCACCGGATTACTGGCTGTGGATCGGCTCGATCTTCTCGGCTGTCGAACCGCTGCCGTTCTTCATGATGATGGTATTTGCCATCAGCATGATCCGTCGCCGCCGCCGCGACCATCCGAACAAGGCCGCGGTGACCTGGGCGCTGGGTTGCACCATCATGGCGTTCCTCGGCGCAGGCGTGTGGGGCTTTCTGCACACTCTGGCCCCGGTCAACTACTACACCCACGGCACCCAGCTGACTGCTGCGCACGGCCACCTCGCGTTCTTCGGCGCTTACGTGATGATCGTGCTGGCGATCATCTCCTATGCCTGGCCCAAGCTGCATGGCCGCGAGGCCAACAGCCCGAAGGCGCAGGCGATCGAGATCGCATCCTGCTGGACCATGTGCATCGGCATGCTTGGCATTACTTTGCTGCTGACCGCAGCCGGCGCGGTACAGGTCTGGCTGCAACGGTTGCCGGAAACCGGTGATGCCATGGGCTACATGGCCACCCAGGACGTACTGATGACCATCTACTGGCTGCGCCTGGCGAGCGGCGTGGTATTCGGCCTCGGCGTGCTGCTCTATCTGTACAGCTTCGTCGCCGCCCGCCAGCCGCTGGCTGACGACACGCCACCGGCCGCCGCACTGGCCTGA
- a CDS encoding nitric oxide reductase activation protein NorD, whose protein sequence is MPAPATLYQQEMTTMEEAVGIRWHNFITRVARTGFPAAAVQLDTEAPRLAMVFRAFGGDPALSVKPSTERRLRPPRGFLQKIAGTGLNHALAWRDADTVRLPETLAVFPTPQANRDLYLWLVALASEAPQSVVEQWLPMNQRLVTATLDRYPGLLSLYKRLAEEVVMLRREHPLSGAQARREACIQAALLEPGSQTELPGAPGDPLPVPLWLYPADTVQAPVSRRDGPDGTPSTPGSVRQGKGRKRGEYVDDAEGRDGLIVFRLESLFSWSEYIPLDRCADDSDDDDAQKVADDLEKLSLSRSGQPGASRLRLDMDLPSAAEDDIPLGDGALFPEWDWRKQTLRTRHCRIIPYLARNTQPCALPPRLAPLAQRLRCQFEALRPQRIRMKRQTAGTELDLQACVHFATDRVLGRATAQPAIWQSERPAHRDLACLVLADLSLSTEAWADNEHQVIEVIRDGLHLFGEALDAGDDAFAMYGFSSRRRDHVRFNLIKNFAEPWGDPVRGRIQDLRPGYYTRMGAAIRQATEILKDQPAEQRLLLMLTDGKPNDLDIYEGRYGMEDTRHALVEARRAGVEPFCVTIDQQASDYLPYLFGQQRYQLIHQASELPELLPKLYLLLTGRTP, encoded by the coding sequence GTGCCGGCTCCTGCAACCCTTTACCAGCAAGAGATGACGACCATGGAAGAAGCCGTAGGCATCCGCTGGCACAACTTCATCACCCGCGTCGCCCGCACCGGATTCCCGGCCGCAGCCGTGCAGCTGGATACCGAGGCACCGCGCCTGGCGATGGTATTTCGCGCCTTCGGTGGCGACCCGGCCCTGTCGGTCAAACCCAGCACCGAACGCAGACTGCGCCCGCCACGGGGTTTTCTGCAGAAGATTGCCGGCACCGGTCTGAATCACGCGCTGGCCTGGCGCGACGCTGACACCGTCCGCCTGCCCGAAACGCTGGCCGTGTTTCCGACCCCACAGGCCAACCGTGACCTGTATCTGTGGTTGGTGGCGTTGGCCAGCGAGGCGCCTCAGAGCGTTGTGGAGCAATGGCTGCCCATGAACCAGCGGCTGGTAACCGCCACGCTCGATCGCTACCCAGGGCTGTTGTCGCTGTATAAGCGGCTGGCCGAAGAGGTGGTCATGCTGCGTCGCGAGCATCCGCTGAGCGGTGCGCAGGCGCGGCGCGAGGCCTGTATACAGGCCGCGCTCCTCGAACCGGGCAGTCAGACTGAACTGCCCGGCGCGCCGGGCGATCCATTGCCTGTGCCCTTGTGGCTCTATCCGGCGGACACGGTTCAGGCGCCGGTATCGCGCCGAGACGGGCCGGATGGGACGCCCAGCACGCCTGGTTCGGTGCGCCAGGGCAAGGGCCGCAAGCGCGGCGAGTACGTCGACGATGCCGAAGGACGCGACGGGCTGATCGTGTTTCGCCTGGAGAGCCTGTTTTCCTGGTCGGAATACATTCCTCTTGATCGCTGCGCCGACGACAGCGACGACGACGACGCGCAGAAGGTCGCCGATGACCTGGAGAAACTCAGCCTCTCGCGCAGCGGCCAACCGGGCGCCTCGCGGCTGCGCCTGGACATGGACCTGCCCTCCGCAGCAGAGGACGACATACCGCTTGGCGATGGCGCGCTGTTCCCGGAGTGGGACTGGCGCAAGCAGACCCTTCGCACCCGCCACTGCAGGATCATTCCCTATCTGGCGCGCAACACGCAGCCCTGCGCTCTTCCACCCCGCCTGGCACCGCTGGCGCAACGCCTGCGGTGCCAGTTCGAAGCGCTGCGTCCGCAACGGATTCGCATGAAGCGGCAAACCGCCGGCACCGAACTGGATCTGCAGGCCTGCGTGCACTTCGCCACCGACCGCGTGCTAGGTCGCGCCACGGCCCAGCCGGCGATCTGGCAGAGCGAGCGGCCGGCGCACCGTGACCTCGCTTGCCTGGTTCTCGCCGACCTGTCTCTGTCGACCGAAGCCTGGGCGGACAATGAACATCAGGTCATCGAGGTCATACGTGATGGCCTGCATCTGTTCGGCGAGGCGCTGGATGCCGGAGATGACGCCTTTGCCATGTACGGCTTTTCCTCCCGACGCCGCGACCACGTGCGTTTCAATCTCATCAAGAATTTTGCCGAGCCCTGGGGCGACCCGGTACGCGGCCGCATACAGGATCTCAGACCGGGGTACTACACCCGCATGGGCGCAGCCATACGCCAGGCCACCGAGATACTCAAGGACCAGCCCGCCGAGCAACGCCTGTTGCTGATGCTGACCGACGGCAAGCCGAATGATCTGGATATCTATGAAGGTCGTTACGGTATGGAAGACACCCGGCATGCGCTGGTGGAAGCCCGGCGTGCCGGCGTCGAGCCGTTCTGCGTGACCATCGACCAGCAGGCGTCGGATTATCTGCCCTACCTGTTCGGGCAGCAGCGCTACCAGTTGATCCATCAGGCCAGCGAACTGCCCGAGCTGTTGCCGAAGCTGTACCTGCTGTTAACCGGACGCACGCCATGA
- a CDS encoding CbbQ/NirQ/NorQ/GpvN family protein, producing MNASATVAPLAGLPTPHFYQPCGNEVSLFEHADRHALPVLIKGPTGCGKTRFVQHMADRLGRKLYTVACHDDLTTADLVGRHLIGSNGTFWQDGPLTRAVREGAICYLDEVIEARKDITVVLHPLADDRRILPLDATGECLEAAPGFMLVVSYNPGYRNLLKGLKPSTRQRFVAMAFDYPPAPAEQQIIRAESGLDAERCAQLVRLGHALRHLGQHDLEEAPSTRLLIHAARMLMAGLDPISTCRACLAQPLSDDASTQAAIMDVARAFFPDQPLQGRAHSAPA from the coding sequence ATGAACGCCTCTGCCACCGTTGCGCCGCTTGCCGGCTTGCCAACGCCGCATTTCTACCAGCCCTGCGGCAACGAGGTATCGCTTTTCGAACATGCCGATCGTCACGCGTTGCCCGTGCTGATCAAGGGGCCGACCGGCTGCGGCAAGACCCGCTTTGTCCAGCATATGGCCGACAGATTGGGTCGCAAACTGTACACCGTAGCCTGTCACGACGACCTGACCACCGCCGATCTGGTCGGCCGTCACCTGATCGGCAGCAATGGCACGTTCTGGCAGGACGGTCCTCTCACCCGTGCGGTGCGTGAGGGCGCGATCTGCTACCTGGACGAAGTCATCGAGGCGCGCAAGGACATCACGGTCGTGCTCCATCCGCTGGCTGATGATCGCCGCATCCTGCCGCTCGACGCGACCGGCGAATGCCTGGAAGCCGCGCCTGGCTTCATGCTTGTGGTGTCCTACAACCCCGGCTACAGGAACCTGCTCAAAGGTCTCAAACCGAGCACCCGCCAGCGCTTCGTCGCAATGGCGTTCGACTACCCCCCGGCACCGGCCGAGCAGCAGATCATACGCGCCGAATCGGGACTCGATGCCGAGCGGTGTGCACAGCTGGTACGCCTTGGACACGCTCTGCGCCATCTCGGCCAGCATGACCTGGAAGAAGCCCCGTCAACACGACTGCTGATTCATGCCGCACGCATGCTCATGGCCGGACTGGATCCGATCAGCACCTGCCGCGCCTGTCTGGCTCAACCGCTATCCGATGACGCCAGTACCCAGGCGGCGATCATGGACGTGGCGCGCGCCTTCTTCCCCGATCAACCCCTACAGGGCCGTGCGCACTCTGCGCCAGCCTGA
- a CDS encoding cytochrome C oxidase subunit IV family protein has translation MKRRLRIVWLALLILTLVGWWLGHSATGAGLELAILALTVLKGQWLIDRFMDLRHAPSLFRLLVSGWLIAVISAVGLLSL, from the coding sequence ATGAAACGACGTCTTCGTATCGTCTGGCTGGCTCTGCTGATACTGACACTTGTCGGGTGGTGGCTTGGACACAGCGCGACCGGCGCCGGCCTGGAGCTGGCCATACTCGCACTCACTGTGCTGAAAGGTCAGTGGCTGATCGACCGGTTCATGGACCTGCGCCACGCCCCGAGCCTGTTCCGGCTGCTGGTCAGTGGCTGGTTGATCGCAGTGATCAGCGCGGTGGGACTGTTGAGTCTGTGA